A single region of the Pogoniulus pusillus isolate bPogPus1 chromosome Z, bPogPus1.pri, whole genome shotgun sequence genome encodes:
- the LOC135173532 gene encoding inositol 1,4,5-trisphosphate receptor-interacting protein-like 1, whose product MAATKSVALLLQGLILLSLKVNKEMDEATWERIQHHEKEMNQEMAQLMEEMERRSRLCQNQAPITLQQRPEQQSLLVCSALLFVAIAADFALVFWLGWWCRRKSPEPDSVCSKKEISDISLFQEEKREEKEEEKKEEKKEEEEKKEEEEKKEQEEKKEEEEEEESSSEDEEDTDEEESLTASCMWRPVHRRPRKHEVKQLMDSLVLLLQRQLLHGYVLELMPVIGVGSTFEGWGLAKKKDVYHLMLPLWPPRGYKFSQVLGETQPPDRYCRIRVNLLCACGIHKRLCNVHDPVQQERWRNVTKETVLDVLCTDSYLDVEKVVCWFQRLVKESWELLLESRRYKLKVLPSSRRSCLLKLSRDYWRPLYLSIIFGLQQGCTDLFFSSETPEEAPIHRTMWIESFAVVEAKYFSYVATQLPFGDSYLKCLRICSNVLKGTDISDFILKTGVMHLLNTTPLSRWSTWDEFRRLADILHFLHRCLRHKRLNHFFLGNRRIPKEIILPPRLQTSRPHNILQHLVQNPDARTRALRWLEHLLDDLRTRRHNALIEKRFN is encoded by the coding sequence aTGGCTGCTACAAAATCCGTTGCTTTGCTTCTGCAAGGCCTTATCTTATTGTCACTGAAGGTCAATAAGGAGATGGATGAGGCCACATGGGAGCGCATCCAACATCATGAGAAGGAGATGAACCAGGAGATGGCTCAACTcatggaggagatggagaggagaagccggCTGTGCCAGAACCAGGCGCCCATCACCCTGCAGCAGAGGCCTGAGCAGCAGAGTCTGTTGGTCTGTAGTGCACTGCTCTTTGTTGCCATTGCTGCAGACTTTGCCCTCGTGTTTTGGCTCGGCTGGTGGTGCAGAAGAAAGAGTCCTGAGCCTGACTCTGTCTGCAGCAAGAAGGAGATCTCAGACATCAGCTTGtttcaggaggagaaaagggaagagaaggaggaggagaagaaggaggagaagaaggaggaggaggagaagaaggaggaggaggagaagaaggagcaggaggagaaaaaggaggaggaagaggaggaagaaagcagttcagaagatgaagaagacaCGGATGAAGAGGAAAGCCTTACTGCCAGTTGCATGTGGAGGCCAGTGCATAGGAGACCCAGGAAGCATGAGGTGAAGCAGCTGATGGATAGCCTCGTGCTGCTCTTGCAAAGGCAGCTGTTACATGGTTATGTACTAGAGCTGATGCCTGTCAttggtgtgggcagcacctTTGAAGGCTGGGGTCTCGCTAAGAAGAAGGATGTCTACCATCTCATGTTGCCTCTGTGGCCACCCCGTGGGTATAAATTCTCCCAGGTGCTCGGAGAGACACAGCCTCCAGATAGGTACTGCCGCATCCGCGTGAATCTGCTATGCGCCTGCGGAATACATAAAAGGCTGTGCAACGTCCACGACCCcgtgcagcaggagaggtggaGAAATGTGACAAAAGAGACTGTCCTAGACGTCCTCTGCACCGACTCCTACCTAGATGTGGAGAAGGTTGTCTGCTGGTTCCAGCGCTTGGTGAAGGaatcctgggagctgctgctcgaGTCACGTCGGTACAAACTGAAGGTGCTGCCCTCCAGCCGGCGCTCCTGCCTTCTGAAGCTGTCAAGGGACTATTGGAGACCCCTCTATCTTAGTATCATTTTTGGGTTACAGCAAGGTTGTACAGATCTCTTCTTCAGCAGCGAGACTCCAGAGGAAGCCCCCATCCACAGGACGATGTGGATAGAGAGCTTTGCTGTGGTGGAGGCCAAGTACTTCAGCTACGTAGCCACGCAGCTCCCATTTGGCGACTCCTACCTCAAATGCCTACGTATCTGCTCCAACGTCCTGAAAGGCACAGACATCTCTGACTTTATCTTGAAGACAGGTGTGATGCACCTCCTCAACACCACACCTCTGTCACGCTGGAGCACATGGGATGAATTCAGGCGTCTGGCAGACATCCTGCACTTCCTGCACCGCTGCCTGAGACATAAGCGGCTCAACCACTTCTTCCTCGGCAACAGACGCatacccaaggagatcatcttgCCTCCACGCTTGCAAACATCCCGGCCACACAATATCTTGCAGCATCTGGTGCAGAATCCGGATGCCCGTACCAGGGCACTGAGGTGGCTGGAGCACCTTCTGGATGACCTCAGGACCAGGAGGCACAACGCTCTCATTGAGAAGCGGTTCAACTGA